From a region of the Alnus glutinosa chromosome 1, dhAlnGlut1.1, whole genome shotgun sequence genome:
- the LOC133862778 gene encoding protein DETOXIFICATION 35 produces METPLIEGEGDYAPARTVGEVRRVFCRETVKMWKIAGPIAFNILCQFGINSVTNIFVGHMGDIQLSAVSISLSVIGTFSFGFMLGMGSALETLCGQAFGAGQVYMLGVYMQRSWIILWISCIILLPIYVFATPILKLLGQEDDIADLAGKFTILVIPQLFSLAINFPAQKFLQAQSKVGVLAWIGFVAIVLHVGLLLLFIYVFDWGLTGAAVAFDITSWLISVAQVVYVTVWCKEGWTGLSWLAFKEIWAFVRLSFASAVMLCLEVWYMMSIIILTGHLDNAVIAVGSLSICMNFNGWEAMLFFGINAAISVRVSNELGLGHPRAAKYSVYVTVFQSLLMGIFFMVVILITKDYFAIIFTSSVALRQAVSKLAFLLGVTMVLNSVQPVISGVAIGGGWQALVAYINLGSYYIFGLPLGYLLGYRANLGVTGLWGGMICGTALQTLLLLIVLSRTNWNKEVEQTTDRMRKWGGQEIKIEKIGDNV; encoded by the exons ATGGAGACGCCATTGATCGAGGGAGAAGGGGACTACGCGCCGGCGAGGACCGTGGGGGAGGTGCGGCGGGTCTTCTGCAGAGAGACGGTGAAGATGTGGAAGATTGCGGGGCCCATCGCTTTCAACATCTTGTGCCAGTTCGGGATCAACTCCGTCACCAACATCTTCGTCGGCCACATGGGAGATATCCAGCTCTCCGccgtctctatctctctttccGTCATCGGCACCTTCTCCTTCGGCTTCATG CTTGGAATGGGGAGTGCGCTTGAGACGCTTTGTGGTCAAGCTTTTGGGGCTGGACAAGTTTACATGCTGGGTGTTTACATGCAACGTTCATGGATTATCCTGTGGATCTCCTGCATCATTCTCTTGCCAATTTACGTGTTTGCTACCCCAATTCTAAAGCTTCTTGGGCAAGAAGATGACATTGCTGATCTTGCGGGAAAATTTACAATACTAGTCATTCCTCAGTTGTTCTCACTTGCCATCAACTTCCCCGCGCAGAAGTTCCTTCAGGCCCAGAGCAAGGTTGGTGTGCTTGCGTGGATTGGGTTTGTGGCTATAGTACTACACGTTGGACTGCTTTTGCTCTTCATATATGTATTCGATTGGGGGTTAACTGGTGCAGCCGTGGCTTTTGATATCACAAGTTGGTTGATTTCAGTGGCTCAGGTTGTGTATGTTACAGTTTGGTGCAAGGAAGGGTGGACTGGGCTGTCCTGGTTGGCATTCAAAGAGATATGGGCCTTTGTTAGGCTCTCCTTTGCATCTGCTGTCATGCTTTGCCTTGAGGTTTGGTATATGATGAGCATAATCATTCTAACTGGCCACCTTGATAATGCGGTTATTGCTGTTGGTTCCCTCTCTATTTG CATGAATTTCAATGGGTGGGAAGCCATGTTGTTCTTTGGAATAAATGCAGCTATAAG TGTTCGAGTTTCTAATGAACTTGGATTAGGACATCCAAGAGCTGCCAAATACTCTGTTTATGTGACAGTCTTTCAGTCCCTACTCATGGGGATCTTTTTCATGGTGGTTATCCTGATTACCAAGGACTATTTTGCCATCATTTTCACAAGCAGCGTAGCTTTACGACAAGCTGTCTCTAAACTAGCATTCCTTCTTGGTGTGACCATGGTTCTTAATAGTGTTCAGCCAGTGATTTCAG GCGTTGCTATTGGAGGTGGGTGGCAAGCGTTGGTGGCTTATATCAACTTGGGTAGTTATTACATTTTCGGCCTTCCACTTGGATACCTTCTTGGTTACAGAGCAAATTTGGGAGTAACG GGACTTTGGGGGGGCATGATATGTGGAACTGCTCTACAAACTCTGCTTCTCTTGATTGTACTCTCTAGAACCAACTGGAACAAGGAG GTTGAACAAACGACAGACCGCATGCGGAAGTGGGGTGGCCAAGAAATCAAAATCGAGAAGATAGGTGATAATGTGTGA